The DNA segment CTGTCTGTAAAGATATATGAGAAAACAAAAGCTGAAGCTATAGCAAAAGCTAAACCTCCGAAAAATCCTTCCCAAGACTTTTTGGGAGATATTCGTTCGAATAAGCGATGCTTGCCAAATAAAACTCCTATTGTATAAGCTCCTGTGTCGTTTATCCATACAAAAACAAACAATGCCAACAACATCAAAGGCGAGTAAACAGAACCTCCTTCGTTAGAAGGAATGAAAGCTATTAAGTTTAGTACTGATAATGGAAGTGCTATATAAAACTGCCCTAAGAATATATGTGCTAAATGAGAAATAGGGTCTTCCTGCTTCTCGTATAACTCAACTATAAATACCACCATTATATAAAGGAAGTAAGGATAGAATATATAAAAAGGGAATGCTCCAGAAGCGTACAGGTAGGTAGAGAGGAATAATATAAGTCCGCCGAAACTATTATATAGTTTGTTTATTTGTACATTTCCTTTGCTATTTATCAAACCATAAAATTCCCAAAGACACAAAACAGTTATAATTGCAAATAAACACATAAAATAGTATGAGCCGAGCATTATCCCGGCTGACACTAAAGTTACATACACCACACTTGTTAGGGCGCGTAATATAAAGTTATTCTTCATCTTTGAGTTCGGGGTTTTCTTTTATTTCCTCCTCTTTCTCCGGTTCTTCTATTAATTCTACAGCAGCCTTATCGGGATTGTTTATAGTTTGTTGTTCTAAAATTTCTTGCGAACGCGAAAGCCATTTACGTTTGCCAAAAATCTTTTCTACATCATCAGCAAATATAACTTCTTTTTCTAACAATACGGTTGTTAATGCCTTGTGATGTTCGGTGTGTTCGATAAGTATAGCCTTTGCTCTATCGTATTGTTCGTTGATGATGCGTTTTACTTCCTCATCTATCAATAGAGCTGTTTCGTCGCTGTATGGTTTGGAGAAACCCCAGTCCTGACCCGAAGCATCGTAGTAGTTTAAGTTGGGTAAACGTTCACTCATACCATAATAAACTACCATTGCGTAAGCTTGCTTGGTAACTCTTTCTAAGTCGTTAGCAGCTCCAGTTGATATTCTGCCTAAGAATAACTCTTCGGCAGCTCGTCCGCCTAAAGTGGCACACATTTCGTCTTGAAGTTGCTCGTAAGTAGTTATTTGTCTTTCTTCGGGCATATACCAAGCAGCACCTAAAGCTTTACCTCTTGGTACAATAGTTACTTTCACTAAAGGATTTGCATACTCAAGCATCCAGCTCAAAGTAGCGTGACCAGCTTCGTGTAGTGCAATAGTTCGGCGTTCCTCTATCGTTGTTACTTTAGATTTCTTTTCTAAACCTCCAACTATGCGGTCTACAGCGTTCATAAAGTCTTCTTTTTGAACAGTTTCTTTACCTGTTCGAGCTGCTATTAATGCAGCTTCATTACAAACGTTAGCAATATCAGCACCAGAAAACCCAGGAGTCTGGCGAGCTAAGAATTCTGTATCTACCGATTCGTCTATCTTTATATTTCTTAAATGAACGATAAAGATTTCTTTTCTGTCATTAAGTTCGGGTAAGTCTACATTTATTTGTCTGTCGAAACGTCCAGCTCTTAACAAAGCTTTATCTAATATGTCGGCACGGTTAGTAGCTGCAAGTATAATAACACCACTATTCGACCCAAAGCCGTCCATCTCGGTAAGTAATTGATTAAGCGTATTCTCTCTCTCGTCGTTAGAGCCCATATTAGGATTTTTACCACGAGCTCGACCTACAGCATCAATTTCATCTATAAATACTATACAAGGTGCTTTTTCTTTAGCTTGACGGAATAAGTCTCTAACGCGAGAAGCTCCTACGCCTACAAACATTTCAACAAAATCGGAACCCGACATTGAGAAGAAAGGTACTTCTGCTTCGCCTGCAACAGCTTTGGCAAGAAGAGTTTTCCCTGTTCCCGGAGGTCCTACAAGCAATGCACCTTTAGGTATTTTAGCTCCTAAGTCGGTATATTTATCTGGCTTTTTAAGAAAATCAACAATTTCCTCAACCTCTTGTTTCGCTTCAGATAACCCTGCTACATCTTTGAATGTAACTTTCTTAGCATCAGGAGATGTTTTGTCGTATATCTGAGCTTTAGTTTTACCAACACTAAATACTCCACCTCCAGCACCTTTTGACATTCGCTTCATAATAAATACCCAAAGAAATACCAATAAGAATATAGGTAATAAGTTTAGGAGTATTGCCCATAGTAAATCTTTGCCGTCTTCGTATTTCACTTTTGCGTCTATGCCATATTGTTCCACAGCTTTGTCGTAAAAATCAGAAAAGCGATCGGGAGAGGGGATAACTACAGATACTGAGGGTTCTTGTGCCTTTAGCATAGGGTAGGGTGACTCAACAGAGTCGGCACCCATTATTTCTTTCTTAAATTCGGGCTTAATCTTTGCAGTAACAGTGTAATTGTCGAGATTAACATTGAGTTCTGTAAAGGAATTTTTCTTTAATAACTGTTGAAATTCAGTCCAATCTATTTCTTTATTGGTAGATGTGTCTCTGTTAGTAAAGAAAATCACTCCCAGCATAATAAATATGATTAGGTATACCCAATTCATACCGAACTTCATAGAGTTCTTATTTTGGTTTTTGGGAGTATTGTCTTTTTTGTTATTGTTGTTTTTTTGTTCGCTCATAAAACATCAGGAATTTCTTTAATATCTGCGTCTGCCCATAAGTTTTCTAAGTTATAAAACTCTCTTACTTCTGGTGTAAAAATATGTATCATTACTGTACCGTAATCCATAGCTATCCATTGAGCCTCTTTCATACCTACGGCACCTAAAGGCTTTTCTTGTATTTTTTCATAAACCTTATCCCATACAGAATCCGATAAAGCAGAAACCTGTGTAGGTGTATTTCCTTGTGCTATTATAAAGTATTTGCATATAGCGCTTTCTATTTTGGTAAGGTCTATAACTGTTATTTTTTTTCCTTTTTTATCTTGTAGTGCGTCGATAATCGTATCTACTAAAATCTGTGTTTCGTCCATTTATATATTTTATTATTAAACTGTTGTTTTTGCTTAAGTTGCAAAGATACAGCGATTTTTATTCATAACCATATCTTTATTATAAAAACAAAGTTAAAAGAATAAAGTTGGCTTATAAATTAAAAAGGCGATCCTTTGTGAGGACCGCCTTTTTAAAGCTTATTGATAGTTATTCTAATCAATATCTGTTGCGATTAAAACCGCCACCGCCGTTGCTAAAACTGCGTCTTGGTCTTTCTTCTCTTGGACGAGCTTCTGATACGGAGATTGTTCTGCCGTCGAATTCGGCTCCGTTTAATTCTTGAATAGCTTTGTTAGCTGCTTCATTGTCTTCCATTTCAACAAAACCATAACCTTTAGATCTTCCTGTTTGACGATCAGTGATAACTTTTGCTGAAGTTAAATCTCCGTACTCTTCGAAAAGAGTCGCTAAATCGGCGTCGTTTACTTTGAAACTTAAGCCTGCAATAAAAATGTTCATTAAAAAATAAATTTGTAAATAAAAATGATAAAATCAGTTGAGATTATTATTGCAGATATTAAGTATTAAAACGAATATACACTCGGTGAAAGAAATAAAACTGTTATAAAAAACTCAAAAGTTTCGACAAAGGTAGATTAAATAATTGAATAAACAACTTTTTCTTAAAAAAAGAAGGTTAAAAGCAAATTTATTGTGCTTTTAACCTTCTATGTAATTAGAAATGGGTGTCTTATCCCCTTTTTACATTAAGAATCCTAATAGTATACCTGCCGCTACAGCCGAACCAATAACACCTGCTACGTTTGGTCCCATAGCGTGCATTAATAAATAGTTGGTTGGGTCGTATTCTAATCCTACGTGTTGTGATATACGAGCAGAGTCGGGCACTGCTGATACTCCTGAGTTACCAATTAAAGGATTGATTTTATTGCCATCTTTCAAGAATAGGTTGAAGAACTTAACGAAAAGAACCCCAGCAGCAGTTGCTATAATGAAAGCAAATGCTCCTAATCCGAAAATTTTAAGCGAATCCCAGTTCAAAAATTGTGTAGCTTGAGTAGAAGCTCCAACGGTAACACCTAATAATATAGTGATAACATCAATTAGCGGACCGCGAGCGGTTTCTGCTAAACGACGAGTAACGCCAGATTCTTTTAATAAGTTACCGAAAAACAACATTCCTAATAGAGGTAAGCCTGAAGGCACTAAGAAACAAGTTAATAACAGACCAATGATAGGAAATA comes from the Dysgonomonadaceae bacterium PH5-43 genome and includes:
- a CDS encoding phosphatidate cytidylyltransferase (product_source=KO:K00981; cog=COG0575; ko=KO:K00981; pfam=PF01148; superfamily=55753; transmembrane_helix_parts=Inside_1_4,TMhelix_5_24,Outside_25_27,TMhelix_28_50,Inside_51_56,TMhelix_57_76,Outside_77_79,TMhelix_80_99,Inside_100_111,TMhelix_112_134,Outside_135_148,TMhelix_149_171,Inside_172_183,TMhelix_184_206,Outside_207_255,TMhelix_256_278,Inside_279_280) — translated: MKNNFILRALTSVVYVTLVSAGIMLGSYYFMCLFAIITVLCLWEFYGLINSKGNVQINKLYNSFGGLILFLSTYLYASGAFPFYIFYPYFLYIMVVFIVELYEKQEDPISHLAHIFLGQFYIALPLSVLNLIAFIPSNEGGSVYSPLMLLALFVFVWINDTGAYTIGVLFGKHRLFERISPKKSWEGFFGGLAFAIASAFVFSYIFTDSGIPYYHWVGIAASVSIFGTWGDLTESLIKRTLNVKDSGNTMPGHGGFLDRLDSILLAAYAVLFYINIFIQN
- a CDS encoding ribosome-associated protein (product_source=KO:K09710; cath_funfam=1.10.10.10; cog=COG0799; ko=KO:K09710; pfam=PF02410; superfamily=81301; tigrfam=TIGR00090), with the protein product MDETQILVDTIIDALQDKKGKKITVIDLTKIESAICKYFIIAQGNTPTQVSALSDSVWDKVYEKIQEKPLGAVGMKEAQWIAMDYGTVMIHIFTPEVREFYNLENLWADADIKEIPDVL
- a CDS encoding RNA recognition motif-containing protein (product_source=COG0724; cath_funfam=3.30.70.330; cog=COG0724; pfam=PF00076; smart=SM00360; superfamily=54928), with amino-acid sequence MNIFIAGLSFKVNDADLATLFEEYGDLTSAKVITDRQTGRSKGYGFVEMEDNEAANKAIQELNGAEFDGRTISVSEARPREERPRRSFSNGGGGFNRNRY
- a CDS encoding cell division protease FtsH (product_source=KO:K03798; cath_funfam=1.10.8.60,3.40.50.300; cog=COG0465; ko=KO:K03798; pfam=PF00004,PF01434,PF06480,PF17862; smart=SM00382; superfamily=140990,52540; tigrfam=TIGR01241; transmembrane_helix_parts=Outside_1_24,TMhelix_25_44,Inside_45_146,TMhelix_147_169,Outside_170_686), translating into MSEQKNNNNKKDNTPKNQNKNSMKFGMNWVYLIIFIMLGVIFFTNRDTSTNKEIDWTEFQQLLKKNSFTELNVNLDNYTVTAKIKPEFKKEIMGADSVESPYPMLKAQEPSVSVVIPSPDRFSDFYDKAVEQYGIDAKVKYEDGKDLLWAILLNLLPIFLLVFLWVFIMKRMSKGAGGGVFSVGKTKAQIYDKTSPDAKKVTFKDVAGLSEAKQEVEEIVDFLKKPDKYTDLGAKIPKGALLVGPPGTGKTLLAKAVAGEAEVPFFSMSGSDFVEMFVGVGASRVRDLFRQAKEKAPCIVFIDEIDAVGRARGKNPNMGSNDERENTLNQLLTEMDGFGSNSGVIILAATNRADILDKALLRAGRFDRQINVDLPELNDRKEIFIVHLRNIKIDESVDTEFLARQTPGFSGADIANVCNEAALIAARTGKETVQKEDFMNAVDRIVGGLEKKSKVTTIEERRTIALHEAGHATLSWMLEYANPLVKVTIVPRGKALGAAWYMPEERQITTYEQLQDEMCATLGGRAAEELFLGRISTGAANDLERVTKQAYAMVVYYGMSERLPNLNYYDASGQDWGFSKPYSDETALLIDEEVKRIINEQYDRAKAILIEHTEHHKALTTVLLEKEVIFADDVEKIFGKRKWLSRSQEILEQQTINNPDKAAVELIEEPEKEEEIKENPELKDEE